ATTCTCTTTCGCCACAGAATTGATCAAGAACTTCTTCAAAAACTTCATTTGTTATACTCGTGCAGACCAAAAGCTGCAGGGATGTTACTAACAGGGAACGATGCTCAAGAAAGTGATTAAGACGACCAACGTATATATCCAACCGTTTCTCGTCTGAAGGGAACTTCACTTCCTTGTCATCTATCTTCAGCTTCTCCAGAACACTCACAAAATCATGACCACCTGGATGCCTAAACACTAAAATACCCCCCAAGTGTTGTTGATATTGCCATTGCAAAGCTTTCGTCTTAGCTAAGGCACTTGCAAAGCGATTGCTGACGCTGTCTACCATTAGCAATCTGATCCAATTGGTAAAAGGAACATGTGATTTTACTATATCACCGGGCAAAGGCTGGCCTTGCTTGGCACTTTCGACATCAGCGGAAGTAAACCTCACTGTTTGGGCAATGATCTCGGCTATGAAATCCCCATCTCGTCTCTTGTTAAAAATGGTGAAAAGCTCCTCAAAGAAATCCTTCGTCCTTTTGATCTTCTTTGGGTAGTCATCACTGAAGCCGATACTTCCTTCCTGAAACCCTTGTACAAGCTGTAGTATCTGGGAAACAGTTGAGGTTGTAAGACATTGCTTCGACTGCGAGGAAAAACAGAATTTTAAGATCCTGGCGTAGTAATCAAAAGCAACTCTTTTTGAAAGGTCAGTCACATAACAAAACGAAAGGCAGATTTCAAAGAGATTCCTTACTTCGGCATCATCTAAAAGTGCTGAAGAATCGtccaaatttcttttaaaaaaagcaACACCATGCTCAAAAATTTGAATTATGTGGTAATCTTGCAAACACTGAACCCTTTTAAGAAACGTAGCTTTCTCTTTTTCGCATGAGAAGGGAAGTGTCTCTAATAGTGATCGAGCAATCTTCACATCATCGCGGCTTTCTTTTCCGATCAAAGCCTGTTTGGTATCGCTAGCAAACACCTCAGGCTGCTTAGGAACACTTGTCTCTTCATCCATGACTCCACAAGCACCTGCCAAGGAGTTCCACACACGGTGACAGTTCGTGAACAGTTGGTTCAACCTAACAGAGAGAAAGCTTCGTCAAGGTTGGTTATAGCCCTGGAATGGACTCACAGAACAGGGAATTCTGTGTACGCACGGACCACTCAGAAGCGTACTTCAAATCTGAAAGATAGCTTTATTTGGAGGTTGTTCAAAGACCTGGGGCGAGGTTCAAAGTTAAACCAATCGACAATTTGATACCACCACAAGAAAGATCATGTAGAGATGGATCATTTGACCAAGTTTCATGCTTTTATGTTGAACAGAGATCAAGGTATGGACCTTTAGACATGGTTCAAAATCCATACAAATGTCTTAAAATTCTTGACAGCGTCCCCCAAAATCAaataactcttttttttttacaatttttgatACTCAAAAAAATGGGCAAACATAGTGATTTTTCCCCCAGTTATTTCCAAATAGGCGGTGAATCGCCGTTGTCACAAAACAGgaaaatgagattatttgagGGGACGCTGTCAAGAAATTAGAGACATTTGtatggattttgagccatgtcTAAAGATCCATAGCTTGATCTCTGTTCAACATAAAAGCATAGAACTTGGTCAAAGTATCCATCTCAACGTAATCTTTTATGTGGTCATGTCAAATTATCGATTGTTTAACATTTGAAACTCACCGCAGTTCCTTGTGCAACCTCGAAATGGCCTATAGTGATGATGCAATTCCTGGCGTTTCCTTCACCGTTTCGCAACAAAGTCACCGATCGATTGTTCCACGTTACGAGTACAACGCACGCCAGGATTAGAATGCCGTTCGTTACTGGTAAATCAGGACTAAACCAACGGACAGATAATATAGATTTAATCCGATGATTTAGTGTCAAACTACAAAATAAACGAGAAGAGCATGGCCATGACGTCATTCGCCCCTGAAGAATTTTGTTAGGGGGGCCAAATTGGTGTCCCCACATTCACAGAAAATCTCGATTTCCTCCCAGTACCGGATTAGGAACGCGTTCTATCGAACGCAACAACAAGCAAGAAAGAACGAAATCTTAGAGTCGAAAGCTAAGCAACGTGCTACGTAATAGGACTAAGCGAAATCAAAACAGCTCAAGTAATCACAGTGACATAATCTGAATTGACGAGCAAAAAGACAAACTCAACATCTCACCAACTACTCTTCTATATATGTACTTGTAACAAGAATGAGTATAACGGATTTTACGCACACAGTATTCACTGTAATCGCAACTAAACTGATCACAAGATCGCCACAACGTCTTCACAAGATCGCAATGAAATCTAAAAGGGGGCATATACGACAATTATTGAATTTCACGTGATTGCGGAacgaaatagaaaacaaacaatgagTTAATAATCAGCCGCAATTTAAGATGACTTATATTACTTGTGAATAGTTTTGAGTCATATCAGTGGTATGTGAATTGTTTTGAGTCAAGTAATCTGCTACTTCAGGTTGTATTGAGAGTACAAAGTGTCCCATCACACTTTTATTCAACCTCAACATCACTTGCAACGAGGAACACTAACAATAAGGTCATAGAGTAGCACACCAATTCTACTACAAAAGCAGGAAAAAACAGTGAGCTAATCCTAACTTGAGAAATAACCCAAAAACAAATGCTAACTCTAATGTTATAATCGGGTATTTTACATTGAGACTTGACAGGATACTACATTTTCGAACTCACCTTCCACTAATGTtccccgggttcgattccctgacTCGGCGTTATAAGTGGTTTGAGTTTGTTTCTTCTTagtctctgctctgagaggtttttccccgggtactccggttttcccctctcctaaacAATCTATACTTGATTTGAGTTAATTTCAACTTACCGAGTCTCCAGTAAGTGCCTCAGCGCTTGAggacttgacacttaaataaagttcctttccttttgaTGATCAAAATTGAGCTTGCATCAGCAATCCTGAACATAAGCAGGGGAAATATCAAGATTTCAGGTCCACCTCTAAAATGACGAGGTTCACTCAGCGAAAATGACTTGGGAATATTCGACTGAACATGCGTTTTCTTTCCAGAAATTTTGCCTTTAGTggtttacaataacagaaaggcgAAAATTggtgctggaaaaaaaaaacccgcagcaaaagttttcattttcaatctATGGTTTGTCCTTTAATACTTCCGTCTTCCTCCCTCAGCCACGGTTTCTTTCATGAAACATAATATCAAATAAATCAATTTATTTCAAGGTTGAATACAGTTGACGCTAAGGAGACACCAGTGGGATTAAAAACTGAATTTTGGGCAAAACTCTAGGGTCAATTTGAAgcgaaagagaaaaaattaaacCTTCTAGCCAGTCAGTTTCTATTCTCACCTTTCACATTTTTCATAAGTAGAACCAATTCAGTCTTAAAACATGGAAGGTTGTAACCAAAATGATATTTGATTCGAGTTTATGCTAAGGAATTTCTTTTCAAGAGTAAAAGAATTGAGCTGACTCACCAGGCCTGAAATGTGCCGCGTCATCAGCTTTCTTCTCTTCGACGACAGTGCTAGTTATTTGTTATTTCAAGGTTGCTTTCTCACAACCCAACAGTTTCATGTGTGCAAGTGCTCTAAACGTTTGAAATGCAATGTTTGCTTTTGTGTAGGAATAATGATTGAAAGGTTTCGGTAGCTTAAGCGACAACGACAAGAAGGCACATAGCTTCGATACGCCCCACTTTCAATCGACTCTGCGTCGGATTTTTAAGAGTATTTCCCATTTTTGCTTCTTTACATCTTCTGGATATAAAACTATTTACGCTTTTGACCAATTTATGGCAAAAACTAATTTTAAAGAGTGCTTATTAGGAGTTATTCCAACTTACCTCTGTGTCGCTTCGGCAAAACCACCCAGCTGAAAAGATACCTCGTAAGCATTTTCATTTCCGCGAAAATAAGGGAAAGTTTTCTTGGAAGACTTCAGTTGATACGTTgtatatgataccctataattTTCTTTGCTGACAAAAGTGCGTGGTTGCTTAGCCCGAGGAcgcgtgtaaatggaaaattttcATAATAGAACCGAGAATTGAATTCATGGCTTTTTCGAATGATCAGAGACAATTCGTACACTTCTTTGTCTCCTCCTGTTGAAAAAAACgataagaaggaaaaaaaatggacgATGTGACTAGGTTGTTCGGTTTAAGTTTCTGTATGCTACTGGGATGTTATGTCGCCGGCGCCATTCCATTGGCATTCACTATGTCCGAGGTAAGAATGCAAGTAAAGGCTTTTTGGTGCTATTAAATGCTCTCGTTTCTTCTAATCAGTTTTAAGGCTCTGACCGATCAAGTCCATGTTAATATTTTATTCGACGAGATCTTGCTTGATGATACATCGCTCCGTGCCATTATCGCGAAGAATTTACCCCCCAACTTTTGTTTCAAGGCAGACGTCTCAGTGATGTTGATCACCAATGAGTCAAATGAATGTTGCATTGGATTGAAAACATTAAACAGTATCTTATCATCAGTTGATTCTGAATGTCTTTTCAATTAGGAATTTATCTCAACTTCAACAGCATAGTTTCCAGTTATTATAACAGTATGTTATTATTAGGCAAATTTGTTGTATACGTATACatggccactcatttccatatcattgaataaagATAAAAGCTACTATTGCTGTCTTTCCTTTTATACAAAAACTCTTGACTAATTTTCATATGTTGGCCCTGTATGGCCCTGAATCCTATGGTTGttctttttctgaaaaaatGGTTCGTTTAATGAGTTggtaaaggtcaaattaccaataattattgtttattagcttttttatatttttgctgTGGTACACATGCACCTGAATAGTGGTTTTAATTCGCTTCTCCGAAGACATGTAGTCCCATAAATTATGTGACTGCATGATAACAGTGCTGCGATAGTCTGTAGTAATGCAATAGAGTAAGGTCAGTTCAAAGCTGCTGACCTGTGATCCTGACTGGAGTTCCATGTTGACTTCTTTGGCACTGTGGTAGCAATACATTAATGTTACaatttatcatttattattgttaaattgtTATgtgcaggggtttcaataatagCTGGGTAGCGGGTGGATCTACCCGCTTGTAACAAGCTTACTACCTGCTTGTAGCTACACACAAACGTCAAGTAAGACTTTCAGCTACGAATTATTTTCCCAAAATTTATTGAAACACCTGTATGTGTATCTAAATCTTTTTTCTTAATAGAAGCGGTTGAGAATGATCAGTATACTGGGTGCTGGCCTCCTGGTTGGAACGGCTCTTGCCGTAATAATCCCAGAAGGTGTACATGCGTTATATGAGTCAGAGGATCATGGTAAGACTGCTTTCTGAAAGTTTATTGCTGCGAGCACTGGTGGGCAGCTTAGTAGCTTACGTTACTGTTGTATTAGTTTCCATCTTCTGCTTGTCTAACATCTCTTTTCTAATTTCAcgattaataatttttttattccgTTGAATATTGACTTACTTGAATATGGTGATCATTtctgtttttaataaacaaacTCCAATCCCATTGTAAGAGTTACTGATTCTATTCTCGCAGCACTTCAAATTTAGAAATTGCTAGTAATAATATATGaatgaattattatttacattaaTGCCTCTGATTGCTCATGTTGGAAGCTTCTGAAATTATCCTTTATGCAAgcttccttttttcctcttataAAATTAGATGAAAAAATTTATAGATTCTTAACCAAAAAAGACAATTATTAATCTAGCTTCACTCTAATTTAACCATGAAACAATTTCAAGAATAGAGAGAATTCAACCtagtttttttctatttttttttctcagaccATGGTTCTCACATCCATAAATCGCCTGATGCTGGAGAGAAATTACATGCACAATCTGATTCCTCTGAGGAGCATTTAAATATTGGAATTCTAAAACACCATGTCTCAAAAGTTGAACCTGATGTATTTATTGGTCTTTCGTTATGCTGTGGTTTTGTCTTCATGTTGTTAATTGATCACATCAGTGGCGGCCATACTCATGGACCTTCTGGAACAGGTAGAGAGTTGAAAGCacatagtttctaaagaaactctgGTTCATGTTGGGAGGGGAGTAGTAACTGAAATTGGTATTATCAGCAGAGTTCATAGTGTAAGTTGCCCAAGtataaaaatttatttatttagctttgCTAGTTTCTGGCAGGAGTACGCCAACATCATGAGCCGACTACTGCAGTCCCATGGTAAATCGGTAAATCCCCCCCCACATGAGATATGAAGGCCAGGCCACAACACTGTTTTCGAACTGTGGTCGGGCTCTTTGTGTCCTGGAGACTTTTAAACACTGAAGAGTTATGAGAAGGGGCCTACAGTTTATGGTCCTTGtctgagaagactagaaagtcaaACCATTTGTcaatgtaattgcaaaggcagcactttctactcagttaatTAAAGACGTTGGTGTAGGTCTGGCCAGGGTTCAAAACCCCGACCTCCCACTCAGCAGCctgattttcaacaaataataAGCCAATGGGTCAGAGGTTGCCCAGGATTTAAGGTAATAATTTAGATGCTCACCAATTTAAGCTTCatgttacaataataattattattatggtgtATTTTATACCTGTCGAGTTGTTGTTGTGTTGGTGTTTTTTCCCACTCCATAATTTCACAAAAATGAGTAcacatgcatttttgagagatttAAGCCATTTCCATGAAATTGGCTTCCTGTGAATCATTAGTAGCCCTGTTGTAATTCTTTCTTAATGTCAGTTTTTTTGCCTTAACAAGGACACATAAATTGACTGGCAAATTTTAAACTAAACTACCATTGTAACAAAAACTTTCCCTGATGCTTTAGTTAAAAATTTGCTTCTAACTGTTATGATTTTGCGGCTAAAATTTTGCCTCTAGTTGCTTAAGGTACAgatttttaattatttcttgaaactgagaatctttgaaaATGGTTTAACACAGGAGTGACATGTCTTTATGGAAGCTGATGCCCAAGTTTTTATGAAGTTGTGAAAATTGATCATTATCACTGTAAACCAACCAAAAGCATTTTTCTCCAATAATTGaactcaaaaattgaaaacaaaaaattaataactgcTTCGAGttgagtggaaggtgggtgcgCGGGATGTCCAAgggcctccactgtgatcagccagccctTAGACAGTAAAATGCTCCCATGGCTAGGAATCCCTGCAACCCAGCCTTGAGCCCCCACATAGGGACATCGAGGCACCTGTCaaactgtgataacagtggaaagagaaaaaaagagaggTTATTAGGAGGgaagcagaaaaataagaaaagcactaacattgaaaaacaactgtgtaaagaaaaaacaaaggctGCACAGCGCTCTTGCCAATGTGGTTCCAAATAGCTGCTACACTGAGACCGCATGACCTAAGTGAGCCTGTGCACATATGAATGAGACCGCCGACCGCTAAGCAAACCATGCCATCATGAACCCAGATGCATAGGAAAACCAGCATCTGTACTGTATGTTGTTAACAAGATTAAACTGCATTTAACCACATCAAAAGACCAAACATTGAACCTAAATACAGCTGATTCCTttagagaataataattatattattattgtaaaattcaaGATGTCAACATAGCGTCTCCCATTGATTACTGCAGATCCAGAAAGTAATGGAAAACAAAGACACAGTAAAATAACAGCTACTGTTGGCCTGGTTGTCCATGCAGCAGGTAAGAAAAGTGAAAAAGGTAAATAGGCTTGACAATGATATAGTTTTTTTGGTCCTAAATTCCACCTTTCCTCTCATATACCTGTATCATGTGAGTTATTTTTTCATGTGTTGTGATAATGTTTTTCTCAGtagtggaaatccctataaagcaccccagttcataaaataaaatattttatgacacatatctgtattttttttttcagctgatgGTGTAGCACTAGGAGCAGCTGTATCTACTTCAAAAACAGAAGTGGAAGTGATTGTGTTTGTAGCAATTATGCTGcacaaggtaaaaaaaatgttataaagTTACTTGGATGAAACCAGTGTTTTGGTTGACTTATCTATCTGAATAAGCAGCTCTACAATCTTACACAAATAATTTTGTATGAAAATAGTGAGTAAATGAACCCCTTTCAGTGGCTGGCATaacggaggataatgcccaaggctggaAGATGGTCCGAAGAATGAACAGTTGGACGAGAAGCGAAGCTTTGAGGGCAACTGTAAAATTTTGATAACCCTGCAAGTACATAATTTCTCAACGTGATGCTCGTAGATCATTCCTtcatattttgtggatttttttgtgtttcttggtacggaattgtcaaccagctttcTATTTATCTGTCACTGGCCTCTACGAAAAGCGTTTTCCttgaccaattaaaagtttagGTTGAATATTTGCTTATTTCTTGGTTTCCCTTCtgtcaaaataaaatcagactACGAATATCAAACCGGATGGCGGATATCATCTGATAACCATTGACCGATTTGGTATCAGTGATCAGTATtggtgatcagttttatccagtGAGAGCCTGCAGAAGTTATTCAGTCAGTTATAATGGTATTTATTGATGATTTTAATCATTGTTATAATGATAGTTCTTACTTTCCAGGCTCCTGCTGCCTTTGGCCTATCAACTTTTCTTCTTCACGAAGTGAGTTATTGATATTAACattattagtaataattattagcaaCAGAAGATGGTTGCATTTCTCtttgtggtttttgtttttgaggatAAGTTGTTTGCAAGTCAGTCAACCTTTAACATCATAAGTTTGTTTTCTACCGGTATGTATCtggtttgcaaaaaaaaatgacaagacTGTATCAATAGATGGTTAAAGAAATTTGGGAGCCAGGGTTGAAACACGgaagttaataattattgttaactcTGATATTTTGCCAGCACTCAAAACAACAACAGATAATTCGAGCTCCTTCAAGtggtttgatgaaaccaaaatCTTATGGTGTGGGAGTCTTCTTTTTCTCCTGTGAAGGGGCTTTTGATAGTACTGGTTATTAAACAGCTAAGAAATGTCCCAAGGTGAACCTGCATTATGCACAGCCCTCATGAATCTCTCCCCCACCCCTCTAGTGTAATACACTGTATTAAGATGAAATTGCTGACTGTGATAATGGCCACAGAATTTGTTTTCCATGTATGTATTATCTGTGGAAATTAATATAATTTCATGATATTATGGTAATTCTCTTTCTATCAGGGACTGGTGAGAAATAGAATACGGAAGCATCTCTTAGTGTTTGCTGCAGCAGCCCCAGTTATGGCTTTGGTGACTTACTTTGGCCTTAGTCAGGTACATTGTGTAATTGTTGTTTgtgtaataataacaaaaactttTCAGAAAATGGCTTGTGCAGCAAGCTGAAATATTAATTTCTTACCCATTAGCGACATAATGAGCAAGTCTGAAAATTAAAAGCACcagaaagcaaaataatagGTTTTTAGggttgttttttttggcaagcAGCAACCTGGCCCTTTGCATATACAATACCGGTAATTATTAAGCCATCTTCAGTGTCAAatgacttgactctgaagatggcttccgcacaggttgtcgcaaacaacagtccttctcaggactccaatcacccggatgatcattttcaatcaaggtatgttactcctgggttcaaaccattttcttatttataataaattattatgtgattttattgtaaaatgatGGTACTTGAGCCTATAAATAAATTTGTGAGAAACATCAACATTTTCATGTACATTTGCTAAGTCTATGATTTTTTTACTCCCACCATCTCCTCGCAGCATTCTACttgtgtgtggaataaggccttaagtgacttttgatgcaatgtcaaattctcctagtcattcacaactgaatacaaggtaatttggaaggagaatctggtaatttatcagaagtcacttaaggcttttctccaggcacccctgcaattattgtttGTAACTTCTAGTTATTGTGTACTTTTTTACCTTTACAGAGCAGTAAAGAAGTACTATCAAGTGTAAAGGGCACTGGTATAGCCATGTTGTTTTCAGCTGGGACTTTTCTCTATGTGGCTACAGTGCATGTGCTGCCAGAACTTATGAGCATGGGTTCACAATGTGAAAGTGGAACAGAGCAAGGCCTGCAAAGGACTGAGTTATTTCTCATGGTCTTTGGAATAGTATCACCCCTACTACTTTCCCAAACACATAATCATAGCCATTGATGCATTAATTATTTATTGCTCGTCGTTGaagcttggaaaaaaaatatgagcATCACACGTTTGTCACTCCTTCCCCTGCTTTGTCTGCATTGTATGCAATGCCAATTTAATTTACTGTTAGTCTAAAAATGCCTGCAGCTTCTAATATTGGAAGCCTCAGAATACTATAGTTAGGTGCTAGTGTTGCCAAAAGGAGTGACAATCCAAAATCCATGTACACCCAACACTGTCCAGGGTTTGGGTTTAGGACCAATAATTCTCATTTTACCAGAGGTTAAGGATAGTACCACTGATCGTGAAGAGATGTTAGGCAAGAAAATATCCCAATAATCACAGTTGTAGAAAGAGGTTTTAACTTTGTtgaatgtatgtatgtatttattAGACACTGTAGAAGTCTAATGAGCACAGGTCTTTTCGTGAGCCATATTTTTCTTGTTCAAGGAAAatgatattaattatttttattactatacAATGAAAAACTGCAGAATGCATCTCAGGGGCTTTGTAACTGTCGTGACCTCTAGAATTTTGACAGGaattttttgtgcttttgctGGTCATGTTATGTCATGTGCAGGCAACCATTGGAGGCCAATTCAATTTTCATTGTTAATATTAAGACAATATTAATACTCTCTAAGCAGCATATATAGAAACCTTCCATATGGAACAAAGACTATTGCCAAATTAATTTGGTGGATGGTATTAAAATGGATCCTGAATGTCACATCGAAATACTTACCTCAATTTGTCAAAATAGCCATTCGAAGCAAATGAGCCAATAACTAGGCAATCACTGCCTGGGCCTCAAGGCAAAATGAATGCATTCTTGCAAGTGGCAATAATTTTGGCATTTTGTTATTGCCTTTTATCGACTGGTGGTTCAATTCTACAGTTTTAAGTTAACTATTTTGTGTGTGGACATATTAATTGAGGTAATCAATCGGAATTGACTTCAGACCAATCATTGTCAAAGTGTCTCTGTTTCTAACATATTATGGAGTGATACACATATGCCTTAGTAGCTGAGCATTGCAGTTCACAAAGTGGCCATGTGGACTGTCAAAGTTTGATAAAACTTGGGTTTAGAATGGCTTTAGATTACATTGTCATGTTTCATGAACAAGTACTCCAGCTTAGTGTCCATatgaagacactagacaggagTTTTTAATTAAACCAGTTTACGTATGTACTCTGTCCGAGCATTGAATAATTTGGTAAGGGTTCCATTCAGGAAAATTCTTGAATATT
This genomic window from Acropora muricata isolate sample 2 chromosome 2, ASM3666990v1, whole genome shotgun sequence contains:
- the LOC136909198 gene encoding zinc transporter ZIP9-like isoform X2 translates to MDDVTRLFGLSFCMLLGCYVAGAIPLAFTMSEKRLRMISILGAGLLVGTALAVIIPEGVHALYESEDHDHGSHIHKSPDAGEKLHAQSDSSEEHLNIGILKHHVSKVEPDVFIGLSLCCGFVFMLLIDHISGGHTHGPSGTDPESNGKQRHSKITATVGLVVHAAADGVALGAAVSTSKTEVEVIVFVAIMLHKAPAAFGLSTFLLHEGLVRNRIRKHLLVFAAAAPVMALVTYFGLSQSSKEVLSSVKGTGIAMLFSAGTFLYVATVHVLPELMSMGSQCESGTEQGLQRTELFLMVFGIVSPLLLSQTHNHSH
- the LOC136909198 gene encoding zinc transporter ZIP9-like isoform X1; protein product: MEEIHDVENSTSGRKKRLRMISILGAGLLVGTALAVIIPEGVHALYESEDHDHGSHIHKSPDAGEKLHAQSDSSEEHLNIGILKHHVSKVEPDVFIGLSLCCGFVFMLLIDHISGGHTHGPSGTDPESNGKQRHSKITATVGLVVHAAADGVALGAAVSTSKTEVEVIVFVAIMLHKAPAAFGLSTFLLHEGLVRNRIRKHLLVFAAAAPVMALVTYFGLSQSSKEVLSSVKGTGIAMLFSAGTFLYVATVHVLPELMSMGSQCESGTEQGLQRTELFLMVFGIVSPLLLSQTHNHSH